From Brassica rapa cultivar Chiifu-401-42 chromosome A06, CAAS_Brap_v3.01, whole genome shotgun sequence:
GTTAGTGGCATTTCCATCCATCGATGGACTATCTCGCCATGAGGTTCTTCCATATTTTGCAGAATATGATATACGATAATGAGTTCGAATCAAATGATTGTAAAGGCGATCTGGATTTTCATTGTAATACAATTTGGGTCTTTTGTGTGTGCAGGCCATGAATCTAAGCAGTGAGCTGGAGAAGGTTAAAAGTAAATATGAAAGGTTAATGGGAGAGCTACAAGCTTTGAGTGTGGTGAAAGAGGAGCGCAGTAGACATGTAAATACGTAGAAGGTTTGCTCTGACACAACTTTTGGCTCGCCATAACATATCCATCTTCTTCTAGGTGGAAACTAAAAGTTCTTAGTTTTCTCTCTGCTACGCAAGGATAACTTAGGCCCTAGGGAAACACAAAACAAATTGTGAAGGGAAAAAAAGGATCCATATTTATGAAACTAAGATATCATTTTATCTAACAGTCGGAAAAGTTTTTGAACACAGTAATGTATAAAtattgcaaatttcaaaatttgaatcaGAGCGTCAATCAGTCTTTAACTCCACCAACTATTTGTTATCGTTTTTGTAATCCCAGCAATTATTGATGAATCATAACTCCACAGTAGTATCAGTTAATCACaacatctaataatataatCATGATACCCCACAAACGTATTGTGGTTATAAAGTCTTGATTTGTTTATAGACCATATCACCAAAAATACCATGCCAGGAGACAATCCAgcaaattaaaaatacaactaataATTCCAGCCAAAAGTAAGTGTGTGTGATATACGTCACACGATCCCACCAACGCATTATACGCGCAATGGATAGCCCATGAGCCAACGACTAGGCCCCGGCACGTGAGTGCGCACAAGCAAAGCATCCTTGAGATATTACCGTTGAGGAACGTTATTAAAGCCTAGAATCGAATGCGTCAAGCACATTTATTCTCCCCGCTGGGTCCACCATGTCATCTTGCCACGTGGAAAGAAACGATTCGCTCATGTGGATTTGTATATCTCGTTCACAAAATGAATGCGGATGTAGCTGATTCCCCCATCTTGTCAGCATACTCAACTTGTCTCACAACCGTTGGATCACTAGATCGCGCTCAAAAAAGCGGAGGGGTACTTTGGTAATACAcaatattcatataaattaaattaatgtaGTGAAAAATATATGCGCGGCTCGAGTCTATAATTCAACTCACCGAAAACGATTCATCTCAGCGATTCGATTCGTCTTCTCGGATTGTTTTCAGGAAACGAAAGAGAGAGGCAACGAAACCCTAAGACAAACGTTTCTTCGCCGTCTCTGTGCTAAAAGATGGCGGAGGATTTCGCGAGGGCGGTGGAGGACGGGCTCAAACTCGCGAAACGGATTTATTTCGGAAACGACCGAGCCGTCGCGGCGCCGAGGCTAGCTTCCCCGATGGAGAGAGCCGCCTCCGCGGCGCATGCTCACCTTCCTACGGCGCCAATGGTGTACGCCGTGATACACGAGCCGGGAATCGTGGATAACCCGGACCTGCCTAGCTACCAGCCTCACGTGCACGGCAGGTGCGACCCTCCGGCTCTGATTCCTCTCCAGATGAACGCGATTGAGCTCGACGTCGACTGTTATCTCGACACGGCTCTCGTCACCGTCACCGGATCGTGGCGTGTGCATTGCGTTATGGGAAGCAAGCGATGCGATTGCCGTATCGCTATTCCCATGGGTGAACAGGTTAGGGTTTTTCTTATTTGGATTTTCCCGGGAAAATTGAGATTTCTCGTTGTGAAATTTGTTCACTATTAGAGTTTCCGGGAAAATGTGAGATCTTCCGTTGTGAAATTAGCTCACTGTTAGGGTTTCATTAGTCTTTAGCTCAAACTCTGGAGCATTGATGGATCTCAAGCTAATATTTGTATGGCTAACAGGGATCAATTCTAGGTGTTGAGGTTGAGATTCCTAGAAAATCTTACACAACACAGTTGATCACAGCTGAAGATGGACATGAGTTGGAGAAGACGGCACAACCTCAGAGTGGAGGTTTCTTGAAACCAAACATATTCACCATCACAATACCACAGGTGATGTTGGAAGTTTCAACTcaaatgttgattttttttttttttgcttgttcATTTTCTCATTTATTGTATTGTTTTTCAGGTTGATGGAGGTACTAACCTCTCTATCAAGATGTCTTGGTCTCAGAAGTTGACGTATAACGAAGGAGAGTTTTTCCTGGATATTCCTTTTCACTTTCCTGAGTATGTGACTCCTGCTGTGAAGAAAATCTCCAAGAGAGAGAAGATTTACTTGAGTGTCAACGCTGGTACTGGAACAGAGGTTCTCTGCAAAGGATGCAGTCATCCGCTAAAGGTGTTGGTTTGTTAGATCTTTCTGAACACGGTCCATGACATTCTTGTATCCTGTAACTTATCTTATTCCGTTCTTGTATTACAGGAAAAAATGAGGAAGGCAGGGAAGTTGAGGTTTTCATATGAAGCTGATGTTTTGAAGTGGTCGAACACAGATTTTAGCTTTTCTTATACGGTATGAAGTCTCACTGGTGCTTTGAATAATCTCTGTTTGTGCTCCATTTTAGATTGCTtatctctttatttatttttcgtaGGCCTCTTCAAGTAATATAGTTGGTGGACTTTTCCTTCAATCTGCGCCTGTTCAAGATGTTGATCAGAGAGAGATATTTTCTTTCTATCTTTTTCCAGGAAAGCAACAAAGAACTAAGGTTTGATTATACACCTCTTTTTCTGTACAGTAAATGCTATCTTAAGTACAATCTttaagtttctttttgttttacttcAGGCATTCAAGCGGGAAGTAGTATTTGTTGTTGATATAAGTAAAAGCATGACTGGAAAACCTCTGGAGGATGTAAAGAATGCGATATCGACAGCTCTATCTAAGCTTAGTCCGGGAGATTCCTTCAATATTATGAGTTTCAGCGATGAAACTTCTCTGTTTTCGACATCAATGGAGCCAGCTACTCCAGATACTGTTGAAAGAGGCATTGAGTGGATGAACAAGAACTTTGTTGTCGCAGATGGTACAAACGTGCTCCCTCCCCTAGAGAAGGTACTTACGCTGCTCACTTGACGTTTAAAAAGCTTAACAAATTGGTGATTATAGTCCCTCAGATCAAGTCCTTGATTAATTTAGCCAACTTCTTTTAATACTTTCAGGCTGTGGAAATGCTATCGAATACTCGTGGCTCCCTTCCTATGATATTCTTCGTAACAGATGGGTCTGTTGAAGATGAGAGACACATTTGTGATGCAATGAAGAAACGTCTTGCTAGTGCTGGATCAGTGTGTCCACGGATACATACTTTTGGGTTAGGTAATTATTCTCTCCAAGGTTTTAATGTGAGAGGACCAGGATTATCTTTTTATCTACCTTCTCATATGTGGACTCTTAAAATATTGCAGGTATATTCTGTAACCACTACTTCCTGCAGATGCTTGCAAATCTATCCAGGGGACAGCACGAATCAGTTTATAATACTGGTAAAACTTTTGACTCCGTATTGTGAATTAACGGGAAAAGCTtatatcttatgtatattttcttaaacattTTTCATCTATCTGATGTACAGATCACATCGAAGAACGATTAGACAAATTGTTTACAAGGGCTTTGTCCACCGTTCTTTTGAATATAACAATTGAGCCCCTTCAGAATCTTGATGAAATTGAGGTGTGCCTCTATCCCAAGATTGCTTGCTTATCTTTTCTGGCAAAACGTTTTTGTTTCCTTCAACTATATGAAGTTAATGCCTGGAAACTGAAAGTGGAACCTGTGATTACTAATAGGTATACCCTTCAAATATTCCGGATCTGACGTCTGTAAGTCCATTGATGATATATGGGAGATACCGAGGAAAGTTCCCTGAGAAAGTGAAAGCCAATGGTCTGCTAGGAGACATGAGCAGCTTTTCTGCAGACTTGTCTGTACAAAGTGCAAAAGACATACCTCTTGATAAGGTAAGATTACCTTCCTTCTCATTATCATATTCTTAAGGCGCTTTTCTCTAAAGACACTCAGGTTTAACATAAACTGTCATTCCCTTAATATTTTCAGGTGTTTGCAAAGAACGTGATTGACTTGCTAACTGCTAAGGCATGGTTCTCGGAAGACAAACAGCTAATAGAAAAGGTTTGTTCGCAATTCTGTAACTCTATTTTGTCTTCAAGATTATCTTCTTCATTCTGCTTTTTGTTACTGCGTTTCAGATTACTAAACTAAGCATCCAAACCGGCGTACCATCTGAGTATACCCGAATGATCCAGTTGGAGAACACAGAAGAAGCACTGAAGCCCAGTGACACTGGCGGAAAGAAACAGGTATTTTATCCATATCTAGAAGTTATGAACTAAGTCATTCGACCAAGTCAGACTTGTTTTTAACTCATATGTTAACCAAATACTTTAACAGACGGGAAGCAATGGCGAGAAACAGAAGCTGATATCAAGAACAATCCCACTACAAAACTTTGGGATAGGCTTTGGTGATACAACAGCTACCAGAGAGAATGTTCCACCAGGATTTGGAGAACAGAGAGCGCCTGACGCTGCTGAGAAGTTCGTGAAGGCTGCCTCGAGCTGTTGTGCCTCCTTGTGCAACAAATGTTGCTGCATGTGTTGTGTCCAGTGCTGCACTAAGCTCAATGATCAATGTGTTCTTGTCTTCACACAGCTCTTCACAGCGCTTGCTTGCATCGCCTGCTTTGAATGTTGCTCAAATGTCTGCTGTGCCTGTGGTGGAGACGAatagttataaaaaaatgtttttgaattcTGAGTTTAAAAGCTTTTAAGAGCTTCAAAGTAAGTTTGTACATTTACCTTACACACTAAATGTAATTTCTGTACGGCCTAATCCAATATAAAAGCTTTACTTAAATTTTCTATAGTTACTTCAGGTGAGGAAGTGTAAAGAACCGACAAATCCATGTGTACTAGTTACTCGATTTCGATATCATAAACCATGTTTTATATAGAATGTTATTATGGTGAGCCGACATTCAACAAATTCCACAAAGATGGGATCAAGTACTAGAGAGATGGTGACTTGAAGTCATAAAGAAACTGATTTCGAGGGTTTATAGGGACTTGAACCCAATTTTCGATGTGCTGGCGTTTTGCTGGCTTCAGGAATTTGTGTGTTACTGTGTCTTTTAAAACATGGGATCATCTTTATCTTCTAAAAGCTATTCAGGGAGATAAAGATCATCGACAGAAAAAGAAACTTTCTTGGATATAGACATAATACACGTGCTTAGTTATACATCTCTTGAAACATGAAGGTTTGTTTTCGTACTTGTCTTAATCAACTTAACTTTTTGTTGTGTAGATCTCTGTTTGgtcatataatattttgatttgctGGGTTCAAAGAAAACTTAGTGGAAAGAAGCATGAGTAAACTTCATATTCTTGTGAGTATATTTTTGTACAAACGAAGATAAGACTATATAAATCTTCCAATAGATTACTAACCTGTTTGATGATGTGTAGATATAGCTCAAGAATCATCAGGATGTGATTTGAGTAAAGACCTCCAAAGTTGGCCTCAAGACGAAGAAACCTTCTTAGCCATTGGAACACTTGGAAacattaagaagaagaagaagaagacactgTTTCTAGTAAAGATCTCAGTGCAGTTAATACGGATGTTACTATCGGGAATAGGTGGTTTTCTTCCCACTTAAAGCGTGTATAGGGTCAAGGAGAATCAGGCGAAAACtccaactaaattttttttactattagaTTAAGACCACTTGGTTAATT
This genomic window contains:
- the LOC103872710 gene encoding inter alpha-trypsin inhibitor, heavy chain 4, with the protein product MAEDFARAVEDGLKLAKRIYFGNDRAVAAPRLASPMERAASAAHAHLPTAPMVYAVIHEPGIVDNPDLPSYQPHVHGRCDPPALIPLQMNAIELDVDCYLDTALVTVTGSWRVHCVMGSKRCDCRIAIPMGEQGSILGVEVEIPRKSYTTQLITAEDGHELEKTAQPQSGGFLKPNIFTITIPQVDGGTNLSIKMSWSQKLTYNEGEFFLDIPFHFPEYVTPAVKKISKREKIYLSVNAGTGTEVLCKGCSHPLKEKMRKAGKLRFSYEADVLKWSNTDFSFSYTASSSNIVGGLFLQSAPVQDVDQREIFSFYLFPGKQQRTKAFKREVVFVVDISKSMTGKPLEDVKNAISTALSKLSPGDSFNIMSFSDETSLFSTSMEPATPDTVERGIEWMNKNFVVADGTNVLPPLEKAVEMLSNTRGSLPMIFFVTDGSVEDERHICDAMKKRLASAGSVCPRIHTFGLGIFCNHYFLQMLANLSRGQHESVYNTDHIEERLDKLFTRALSTVLLNITIEPLQNLDEIEVYPSNIPDLTSVSPLMIYGRYRGKFPEKVKANGLLGDMSSFSADLSVQSAKDIPLDKVFAKNVIDLLTAKAWFSEDKQLIEKITKLSIQTGVPSEYTRMIQLENTEEALKPSDTGGKKQTGSNGEKQKLISRTIPLQNFGIGFGDTTATRENVPPGFGEQRAPDAAEKFVKAASSCCASLCNKCCCMCCVQCCTKLNDQCVLVFTQLFTALACIACFECCSNVCCACGGDE